One window of the Salvelinus fontinalis isolate EN_2023a chromosome 2, ASM2944872v1, whole genome shotgun sequence genome contains the following:
- the LOC129822363 gene encoding membrane-spanning 4-domains subfamily A member 4A-like — protein MSSSQTTTTNEAVVFTHVYPYGNGMEVAGVASAPHCLGQTVSSVLGSFRAGHPKALGTVQIMIGLMMLLTGIVMTAGPQVDNIGVFSGIFVWGSIIYVVAGSLTVAADNKLNKCLVKGSLGMNVVATVTALTGTILHSLDSAGILLYYCDYPGNPSYYPPSYVYYPMSSVCQQYRVRAQGISGVLAVFSMLEFIVSICVSSFACRAVCLCCRSTPEQVFIIGNQIPVPHGSMTPSNAPYPPQNNYETGNYPKGPEGGDMGTGFQQNHLPPQYTAVVIP, from the exons ATGTCCAGCTCTCAAACAACCACCACTAACGAGGCGGTTGTATTCACCCATGTCTACCCCTATGGGAACGGGATGGAGGTCGCAGGGGTCGCATCTGCTCCTCACTGTCTGGGACAGACGGTCTCTTCAGTGCTGGGAAGTTTCCGGGCAGGGCATCCAAAAGCGCTGGGA ACCGTACAGATCATGATTGGTTTGATGATGCTGTTGACAGGAATCGTGATGACTGCCGGACCACAAGTAGACAATATTGGAGTATTTAGTGGAATATTTGTCTGGGGATCTATCATT TATGTAGTTGCAGGCTCTCTAACTGTTGCTGCTGATAACAAACTGAACAAATGTCTG GTAAAAGGCTCCCTTGGAATGAATGTTGTCGCCACAGTTACTGCTCTTACTGGCACCATTCTGCATTCTTTAGACAGTGCTGGGATCCTCTTGTACTACTGTGACTATCCAGGCAATCCTTCATACTACCCTCCATCCTATGTCTACTACCCTATGTCCTCTGTCTGTCAACAGTATCGG GTCAGGGCCCAGGGAATATCAGGTGTTTTGGCTGTTTTCTCCATGCTGGAGTTTATAGTGTCCATCTGTGTCTCGTCATTCGCCTGCAGAGCTGTCTGCCTGTGCTGCCGTTCCACCCCTGAG CAAGTGTTCATCATTGGGAATCAAATACCGGTACCTCATGGCAGCATGACTCCAAGCAACGCACCTTACCCTCCTCAGAACAACTACGAG ACTGGCAACTACCCAAAGGGTCCTGAGGGAGGCGATATGGGTACAGggtttcaacagaaccacctgcCTCCTCAATACACTGCTGTCGTCATCCCTTGA